One stretch of Anaerobranca californiensis DSM 14826 DNA includes these proteins:
- a CDS encoding RrF2 family transcriptional regulator → MRLTTKGEYGVRALAALAHHYKQGPLTLKEIAQREHLPELYLEQIFRELKKAGIIESIRGPKGGYILAKDPKELTVGDAIRVLEGPIGPVECVIENSSVEGCCTKEDNCITKFVWAKLRDSMTKVLDEIKFEDIVKDIK, encoded by the coding sequence ATGCGATTAACTACTAAAGGTGAATATGGAGTTAGAGCTTTAGCGGCATTGGCCCATCATTATAAACAAGGACCTTTAACACTAAAAGAGATAGCCCAAAGGGAACACTTGCCTGAGTTATATTTAGAGCAGATTTTTAGAGAACTAAAAAAAGCAGGGATAATTGAAAGTATCAGAGGGCCTAAAGGGGGGTATATTTTAGCGAAAGATCCTAAAGAACTTACGGTGGGAGATGCCATAAGGGTTTTAGAAGGCCCAATAGGACCGGTGGAATGCGTAATTGAAAATAGCTCAGTGGAAGGTTGCTGCACAAAGGAAGACAATTGCATTACAAAGTTTGTATGGGCTAAGTTAAGGGATTCTATGACAAAGGTTTTAGATGAAATAAAATTTGAAGACATTGTTAAAGATATAAAATAG
- the nifS gene encoding cysteine desulfurase NifS translates to MKRVYLDHAATTPVHPQVLEKMLPFFKELYGNPSSIHQFGREVAIEIDKAREKVAKGINAQFPEEIFFTSGGTEADNLAIFGVAKALKDKGKHIITSVIEHHAVLDACESLEKEGFELTKVPVDCDGLIDLEFLKSAVRDDTILITIMHANNEVGTIQPIKEVVKIAKEKGVYVHTDAVQTFGNIPVDVQELGVDLLTISAHKIYGPKGVGALYVRKGTKIKGISYGGGQERKIRPGTENVPGIIGFGEAAQICVETLEKTKEMARLRDKLIDGLLKIEDVKLNGHRTNRLPGNVNVSIEYIEGEALLLSLDMEGIAASSGSACTSGSLDPSHVLLAMGLSHQTAHGSLRLTLGKDTTEEDIDYCLEVIPRIVDRLRKMSPLKKGF, encoded by the coding sequence ATGAAAAGGGTCTACCTTGATCATGCCGCTACCACTCCGGTACATCCCCAAGTTTTAGAGAAAATGCTGCCATTTTTTAAGGAATTATATGGCAATCCTTCTAGTATCCATCAGTTTGGGAGAGAAGTGGCTATTGAAATAGATAAAGCTAGAGAAAAAGTGGCAAAGGGGATAAATGCACAGTTTCCTGAAGAGATTTTCTTTACCTCTGGGGGAACAGAAGCTGATAATTTAGCCATCTTTGGAGTGGCAAAGGCTTTAAAGGATAAAGGGAAACATATCATAACTTCTGTAATAGAACACCATGCAGTGTTAGATGCCTGTGAAAGTTTAGAAAAAGAAGGCTTTGAACTTACTAAAGTTCCTGTAGATTGTGATGGACTGATAGATTTAGAATTTTTAAAATCAGCGGTCCGGGATGATACAATTTTAATAACAATTATGCATGCTAATAATGAAGTGGGAACTATACAACCTATTAAAGAAGTTGTAAAAATTGCTAAAGAAAAAGGGGTTTACGTACATACAGATGCCGTTCAAACCTTTGGGAATATACCAGTAGATGTCCAAGAACTAGGAGTAGACTTATTGACAATATCAGCCCATAAAATATACGGGCCTAAAGGAGTAGGGGCTCTGTATGTAAGGAAAGGCACTAAAATCAAAGGAATAAGTTATGGTGGTGGACAAGAAAGAAAAATCCGTCCAGGGACTGAAAATGTACCGGGCATAATAGGTTTCGGAGAAGCTGCACAAATCTGTGTGGAAACTTTAGAAAAAACTAAAGAAATGGCGAGACTTAGAGATAAACTCATTGATGGTCTTTTAAAAATTGAAGATGTCAAACTCAATGGCCACCGTACTAATAGGTTACCTGGCAATGTCAATGTATCTATTGAATACATTGAAGGGGAAGCTCTTTTGCTTAGTTTAGATATGGAGGGTATAGCTGCATCTAGTGGTTCTGCCTGTACATCTGGATCATTAGATCCATCCCATGTTTTGTTAGCAATGGGCTTATCCCATCAGACTGCCCACGGTTCACTGAGATTAACGTTAGGTAAAGATACCACAGAAGAAGATATAGATTACTGTTTAGAAGTTATTCCTAGGATAGTGGACAGATTGAGGAAAATGTCACCACTTAAAAAGGGATTTTAA
- the nifU gene encoding Fe-S cluster assembly scaffold protein NifU encodes MYTEKVMDHFRNPRNVGEIENADGVGEVGNAKCGDIMKIYLKVENGIIQDIKFQTFGCGAAIATSSAVTEMAKGKTLDEALKLTNKMVAEELGGLPPAKMHCSNLAADALKRAIEDYKKKHNL; translated from the coding sequence GTGTATACAGAAAAAGTAATGGATCATTTTAGAAATCCGAGAAATGTTGGGGAAATAGAAAATGCCGATGGTGTTGGTGAAGTAGGTAATGCCAAATGTGGGGATATAATGAAAATATATCTAAAAGTTGAAAATGGAATTATTCAAGACATTAAATTCCAAACCTTTGGCTGTGGTGCTGCTATAGCAACTAGCAGTGCCGTTACTGAAATGGCTAAAGGGAAAACATTAGATGAAGCATTAAAACTTACCAATAAAATGGTAGCAGAAGAATTAGGAGGACTTCCTCCTGCCAAAATGCACTGTTCAAACTTAGCTGCCGATGCTTTAAAAAGGGCAATTGAAGATTATAAGAAAAAACACAATCTTTAA
- the yedE gene encoding YedE family putative selenium transporter, with translation MKKYSHLIFLIVGGLIIGFLGSYLVELGNPKNMGVCVACFVRDISGALGLHRVAVVQYIRPEVIGFLFGSLFISLFFKEFRIRGGSSPLLRFILGFFVMIGALVFLGCPFRMVLRLANGDLNALTALFGFTFGIYLGVQALKTGFSLGKAPEQNVSNGLIMPTFMIILLIFLLTKPAFIFFSAEGPGSFAAPIAISLIAGLLVGAIGQRTRICMAGGIRDVILIKDFYMLKGYIAVFIAALLTNLALGSFNLGFANQPIAHTDHLWNFLGMALVGLASVLLGGCPLRQIILAGEGNIDSAMTVFGMMAGAAFAHNFSLAATPQGVGTNGKVAVILGFIFIGILVLAHSKSIFIRRVQDAKIGR, from the coding sequence TTGAAAAAATATTCACATTTAATTTTTCTTATTGTAGGTGGACTTATTATTGGTTTTTTAGGATCTTATTTAGTAGAACTAGGAAATCCCAAAAATATGGGTGTTTGTGTAGCTTGTTTTGTTAGGGATATAAGTGGGGCCTTAGGTTTACACCGAGTAGCGGTGGTACAGTATATACGGCCTGAAGTTATTGGTTTCTTATTTGGTTCACTGTTTATATCTTTGTTTTTTAAAGAGTTTAGAATTAGAGGAGGCTCTTCACCCTTACTCCGCTTTATCTTAGGATTTTTCGTAATGATAGGAGCCCTTGTATTTTTAGGTTGTCCATTTAGAATGGTTTTAAGATTAGCAAATGGTGATTTGAATGCTTTAACGGCATTATTTGGTTTTACCTTTGGTATTTATTTAGGAGTACAGGCTTTAAAGACAGGCTTTTCTTTGGGTAAAGCACCAGAGCAAAATGTTTCTAATGGATTGATTATGCCTACTTTTATGATCATATTACTAATTTTTCTTTTAACAAAACCAGCCTTTATTTTCTTTAGTGCTGAAGGACCGGGATCCTTTGCTGCTCCTATTGCCATTTCACTAATAGCAGGGCTTTTGGTGGGAGCTATAGGACAAAGGACAAGGATTTGTATGGCCGGTGGTATTAGAGATGTTATTTTAATCAAAGATTTTTATATGCTTAAAGGTTATATTGCTGTTTTTATTGCAGCTTTGTTAACTAATTTAGCCCTTGGCTCATTTAATCTAGGTTTTGCAAATCAACCAATTGCCCATACTGATCACTTGTGGAACTTTTTAGGAATGGCATTAGTAGGTTTAGCCTCTGTATTATTGGGAGGATGTCCATTAAGACAAATTATTTTAGCAGGTGAGGGTAATATCGATTCGGCAATGACAGTTTTTGGTATGATGGCAGGAGCTGCTTTTGCCCATAATTTCAGTTTAGCGGCGACACCTCAAGGTGTTGGCACAAATGGTAAAGTAGCAGTAATTTTAGGATTTATCTTCATTGGAATACTAGTTTTAGCCCATTCAAAATCAATTTTTATAAGGAGGGTGCAAGATGCGAAAATTGGACGCTAG